The proteins below come from a single Desulfomicrobium escambiense DSM 10707 genomic window:
- the rpiB gene encoding ribose 5-phosphate isomerase B — MRTIVFGSDHAGFGLKNILMEHLKDRCQAVDVGTHSLDSCDYPLIAGSLAREVLNRQALGILICGSGIGVSMAANRFSGIRAALCANEYMARMSRMHNDANVLCMGERIIGVDLAKAITDAFLATDFEGGRHQRRVDLIDSPHQP, encoded by the coding sequence ATGCGCACCATCGTCTTCGGTTCCGACCACGCCGGCTTCGGCCTCAAGAACATCCTCATGGAACACTTGAAGGACCGCTGCCAGGCCGTGGACGTCGGCACCCATTCCCTCGACAGCTGCGACTACCCGCTCATCGCGGGCAGTCTGGCCCGCGAGGTCCTGAACCGCCAGGCCCTGGGCATCCTCATCTGCGGCTCGGGCATCGGCGTGTCCATGGCCGCCAACCGCTTCTCCGGCATCCGCGCCGCCCTGTGCGCCAACGAGTACATGGCGCGCATGAGCCGCATGCACAACGACGCCAACGTCCTGTGCATGGGCGAGCGCATCATCGGCGTGGACCTGGCCAAGGCCATTACCGACGCCTTCCTGGCCACGGATTTCGAGGGCGGCCGCCACCAGCGCCGCGTGGACCTCATCGACTCCCCACATCAACCCTAA
- the tkt gene encoding transketolase, producing MTTNASQIDLKSVNVIKGLIMDTVHASNSGHPGGAMSSADYAYVLFKEFLNFDPKDAKWFNRDRFVLSAGHESALLYALLTLRGILSVDDLKAFRQFGSKTPGHPEHDMTDGVEATTGPLGQGFAMAGGMAVAETFLRSYLDAETAGHHTYVLVSDGDVQEPIFLGSAALFGQWGLGKLIAYYDSNKIQLAGPTCRVDNVDYKALFESMHWQVIEIDGHDHEAIRQAILAGQAQTTKPTIIIGHTTMAKGCATLEGSESTHGSPLPEAEIKATKAKLGLPDEEFHLPADVLAHFRSRFDALSAGRAAWDKALAAKLSNPAFADKWKNATQPVCERSLTWPEFETGAGVATRKAFGASLNAMMEQLPTLIGGSADLDPSNQTEKFRVAAGIFNATTNPTGRNLCFGVREFPMGAILNGLALHGGIVPFGATFLVFSDYERNAIRMSALQHLPVLHVFTHDSFFVGEDGPTHQPIEHVSSLRLIPNLLVLRPADARESTACMAVALKQKSRPSVLVYTRQGLPVLDLPQPLEAHVAKGAYVVRDPEGAAPETLLLASGSEVHLAVEAAKALPEMKIRVVSVPSMELFDEQSAEYKESVMPRSVSRRVAIEAGRSDLWYKYVGLDGKVWGIDHFGASAPAGVLKEKYGFTAANLIEFIKA from the coding sequence ATGACCACCAACGCTTCACAGATCGATCTCAAGTCCGTCAACGTCATCAAGGGCCTGATCATGGACACGGTCCACGCGTCCAACTCCGGCCACCCCGGCGGGGCCATGTCTTCGGCGGATTACGCATACGTCCTCTTCAAGGAATTCCTCAATTTCGACCCCAAGGACGCCAAATGGTTCAACCGCGACCGTTTCGTCCTCTCGGCCGGCCACGAGTCAGCCCTGCTCTACGCCCTGCTGACCCTGCGCGGCATCCTGAGCGTCGATGACCTGAAGGCCTTCCGCCAGTTCGGCAGCAAGACGCCGGGCCACCCCGAGCACGACATGACCGACGGCGTCGAGGCCACCACCGGCCCCCTGGGCCAGGGCTTCGCCATGGCCGGCGGCATGGCCGTGGCCGAGACCTTCCTGCGTTCCTACCTCGACGCCGAGACCGCCGGACACCACACCTACGTCCTGGTCTCCGACGGCGACGTGCAGGAACCGATCTTCCTCGGCAGCGCCGCCCTTTTCGGCCAGTGGGGCCTGGGCAAGCTCATTGCCTACTACGACAGCAACAAGATCCAGTTGGCCGGCCCGACCTGCCGCGTGGACAACGTCGATTACAAAGCCCTCTTCGAGAGCATGCACTGGCAGGTCATCGAGATCGACGGCCACGACCACGAGGCCATCCGCCAGGCCATCCTGGCCGGACAGGCCCAGACGACCAAGCCGACCATCATCATCGGCCACACGACCATGGCCAAGGGCTGCGCCACCCTCGAAGGCAGCGAGTCCACCCACGGCTCGCCCCTGCCCGAGGCCGAGATCAAGGCCACCAAGGCCAAGCTCGGCCTTCCGGACGAAGAATTCCACCTGCCCGCCGACGTGCTCGCCCACTTCCGCTCCCGCTTCGACGCCCTGTCCGCCGGCCGCGCCGCCTGGGACAAGGCCCTGGCCGCCAAGCTGTCCAACCCGGCCTTCGCCGACAAGTGGAAGAACGCCACGCAGCCCGTGTGCGAGCGCAGCCTGACCTGGCCCGAGTTCGAGACAGGCGCCGGCGTGGCCACGCGTAAGGCCTTCGGCGCCAGCCTGAACGCCATGATGGAGCAGCTGCCGACCCTCATAGGCGGCTCGGCCGACCTCGACCCGTCCAACCAGACCGAGAAATTCCGCGTCGCCGCCGGCATCTTCAACGCGACAACCAACCCCACGGGCCGCAACCTCTGCTTCGGCGTGCGCGAGTTCCCCATGGGCGCCATTCTGAACGGCCTGGCCCTGCACGGCGGCATCGTTCCCTTCGGCGCGACCTTCCTGGTCTTCTCGGATTATGAACGTAACGCCATCCGCATGTCGGCCCTGCAGCACCTGCCCGTCCTGCACGTCTTCACCCACGACTCCTTCTTCGTCGGCGAGGACGGCCCGACCCACCAGCCTATCGAGCACGTCAGCTCCCTGCGCCTGATCCCGAACCTCCTGGTCCTGCGCCCGGCCGACGCCCGCGAGAGCACGGCCTGCATGGCCGTGGCCCTGAAGCAGAAGTCCCGCCCGTCGGTGCTCGTCTACACCCGTCAGGGCCTGCCGGTCCTCGACCTGCCCCAGCCCCTGGAGGCACACGTGGCCAAGGGCGCCTACGTGGTGCGCGACCCCGAGGGCGCAGCCCCCGAAACCCTCCTGCTGGCCTCGGGCTCCGAGGTGCACCTGGCCGTGGAGGCCGCCAAGGCCCTGCCGGAGATGAAGATCCGCGTGGTCTCGGTGCCGAGCATGGAGCTCTTCGACGAGCAGAGCGCCGAGTACAAGGAATCCGTCATGCCCCGCTCCGTCTCGCGCCGCGTGGCCATCGAGGCCGGCCGTTCCGACCTCTGGTACAAATACGTGGGCCTGGACGGAAAGGTCTGGGGTATCGATCACTTTGGCGCCTCGGCCCCGGCGGGCGTGCTGAAGGAGAAGTACGGCTTCACTGCCGCCAACCTCATCGAATTCATCAAGGCTTAG